From the Acidovorax carolinensis genome, one window contains:
- a CDS encoding enoyl-CoA hydratase/isomerase family protein, whose product MSAAPVLTSVQDGIGTITLNRPEARNALSMDMRPALAAAIAQMRDDAQVHAVILTGAGGAFCSGGDISAMLDTSRTGLTFRTGMRELHQWFPELVNLEKPVIAAVDGPAFGAGLSLALAADFVLATRRAKFCAVFGRIGLVPDLGALHLLPRIVGQQKAKELVFTARTIDAQEARQLGMVYDIVEDGAALTEAALALALRFGQASTAAIGMAKTIMNQSFESDARTIAELESYAQAMCRGSAYHQDAVQRFKAKQPLRFDWEKL is encoded by the coding sequence ATGAGCGCAGCCCCCGTGTTGACCTCCGTGCAGGATGGCATCGGCACCATCACCCTGAACCGCCCCGAGGCGCGCAACGCGCTCAGCATGGACATGCGCCCGGCCCTGGCCGCCGCGATTGCGCAGATGCGTGACGACGCGCAGGTGCATGCCGTCATCCTCACCGGCGCGGGCGGTGCCTTCTGCTCGGGCGGCGACATCTCGGCCATGCTCGACACCAGCCGCACAGGCCTGACGTTCCGCACCGGCATGCGCGAGCTGCACCAGTGGTTCCCCGAGCTGGTGAACCTGGAAAAGCCCGTGATCGCCGCCGTGGACGGCCCGGCCTTTGGCGCCGGCCTGAGCCTGGCGCTGGCGGCCGACTTTGTGCTGGCCACGCGCCGCGCCAAGTTCTGCGCGGTGTTCGGCCGCATCGGCCTGGTGCCCGACCTGGGCGCCCTGCACCTGCTGCCGCGCATCGTGGGCCAGCAAAAGGCCAAGGAGCTGGTCTTCACCGCGCGCACGATCGATGCCCAAGAGGCCAGGCAGCTCGGCATGGTCTACGACATCGTCGAGGACGGGGCCGCCCTGACCGAGGCCGCGCTGGCCCTGGCGCTGCGCTTTGGCCAGGCGTCCACGGCCGCCATCGGCATGGCCAAGACCATCATGAACCAGTCTTTCGAGAGCGATGCGCGCACCATCGCCGAGCTGGAGTCCTACGCCCAGGCCATGTGCCGCGGCTCGGCCTACCACCAGGACGCGGTGCAGCGTTTCAAGGCGAAGCAGCCGCTGCGCTTTGACTGGGAAAAACTGTGA
- a CDS encoding MaoC/PaaZ C-terminal domain-containing protein has translation MAIDYHHLKNRAFAPVQQHYTERDTMLYALSLGLGNDPLDAAALPFVYEGLEGGLRALPTQAVVLGYPGFWAREPDTGIDWVKLMHGEQRVRWHQPLPASGAVVGKNRVTHLIDKGEGKGAILVMERQLESATGELLATLQQVTFLRGDGGYSQLRGGQPSDAPLPALQPTPEDRAPDFTDTQSTRPEAALLYRLMGDFNPLHADPAVAAKAGFERPILHGLASYGLVAHAVLRQCGAGNPARLKALDIRFAAPVYPGETLVTEIWRVPGQPRQLQLRARVAERDKVVLSHGYAELA, from the coding sequence ATGGCTATTGATTACCACCACCTGAAAAACCGGGCCTTCGCGCCCGTGCAACAGCACTACACCGAGCGCGACACCATGCTGTACGCGCTCAGCCTGGGGCTGGGCAATGACCCGCTGGATGCCGCCGCCCTGCCCTTCGTCTACGAAGGCCTGGAGGGCGGCCTGCGCGCCCTGCCTACGCAGGCCGTGGTGCTGGGCTACCCCGGTTTCTGGGCGCGCGAACCCGACACGGGTATCGACTGGGTCAAGCTCATGCACGGCGAGCAACGCGTGCGCTGGCACCAGCCGCTGCCCGCCAGCGGCGCCGTGGTGGGCAAGAACCGCGTCACGCACCTGATCGACAAGGGCGAGGGCAAGGGCGCCATCCTGGTCATGGAGCGGCAGCTGGAGAGTGCTACCGGCGAATTGCTGGCCACGCTGCAGCAGGTGACCTTCTTGCGCGGCGACGGCGGCTACAGCCAGCTGCGCGGCGGCCAGCCCAGCGATGCACCGCTGCCCGCGCTGCAGCCCACGCCCGAAGACCGCGCGCCCGATTTCACCGACACCCAGTCCACCCGCCCCGAGGCCGCGCTGCTGTACCGCCTGATGGGCGACTTCAACCCGCTGCACGCCGACCCGGCGGTGGCAGCCAAGGCGGGCTTCGAGCGCCCCATCCTGCACGGGCTGGCCAGCTACGGGCTGGTGGCCCACGCGGTGCTGCGCCAGTGCGGCGCAGGCAACCCCGCGCGGCTCAAGGCACTGGACATCCGCTTCGCCGCGCCGGTGTATCCCGGCGAAACGCTGGTTACCGAGATCTGGCGCGTGCCAGGTCAGCCGCGGCAACTGCAGCTGCGCGCGCGCGTGGCCGAGCGCGACAAGGTGGTGCTGAGCCACGGCTACGCCGAGTTGGCTTGA
- a CDS encoding SDR family NAD(P)-dependent oxidoreductase, which yields MTQKMVQDKVVVVTGAGGGIGRDMALALAAAGAKVVVNDIGTSTTGEGTDAGPAQKVVDEIKAAGGQAVANMDSVAESAAAGRIIQCALDHFGRIDGVVNNAGILRDRFFHKMSLDEWDAVIKVHLYGSYFMARAAANHFKEQESGAFVHMTSTSGLIGNLGQANYSAAKLGLTALSKSIALDMQKFNVRSNCIAPFAWSRMIGSIPTDTPEQQARVAKIQQMTPNKIAPLAVYLLSDQAKDVNAQVFAVRNNEIFLMSQPRPLRSVHRSEGWTPEFIAEHGMPALKASFVPMDRSADVFSWDPV from the coding sequence ATGACGCAAAAGATGGTGCAGGACAAGGTAGTGGTGGTGACGGGGGCTGGCGGCGGCATCGGGCGCGACATGGCGCTGGCCCTGGCGGCGGCCGGCGCCAAGGTGGTGGTCAATGACATCGGCACCTCCACCACGGGCGAGGGCACGGACGCCGGCCCCGCGCAGAAGGTCGTCGACGAGATCAAGGCCGCCGGCGGCCAGGCCGTGGCCAACATGGACAGCGTGGCCGAGTCTGCTGCCGCCGGCCGGATCATCCAGTGCGCGCTGGACCACTTCGGCCGCATCGACGGCGTGGTCAACAACGCGGGCATTCTGCGCGACCGCTTCTTCCACAAGATGAGCCTGGACGAGTGGGACGCCGTGATCAAGGTGCACCTGTACGGCAGCTACTTCATGGCGCGGGCCGCCGCCAACCACTTCAAGGAACAGGAAAGCGGTGCCTTCGTGCACATGACCTCGACCTCGGGGCTGATCGGCAACCTGGGCCAGGCCAACTACAGCGCCGCCAAGCTGGGCCTGACGGCACTGTCCAAGAGCATTGCGCTGGACATGCAGAAGTTCAACGTGCGCTCCAACTGCATCGCGCCGTTTGCCTGGAGCCGCATGATCGGCTCCATCCCCACCGACACGCCAGAGCAGCAGGCGCGCGTGGCCAAGATCCAGCAGATGACGCCCAACAAGATCGCGCCGCTGGCCGTGTACCTGCTGTCCGACCAGGCCAAGGATGTGAACGCCCAGGTTTTTGCCGTGCGCAACAACGAGATCTTCCTGATGAGCCAGCCGCGCCCCCTGCGCTCGGTGCACCGCAGCGAGGGCTGGACGCCCGAGTTCATCGCCGAGCATGGCATGCCGGCGCTCAAGGCTTCGTTCGTGCCGATGGACCGCTCGGCCGACGTGTTCAGCTGGGATCCGGTGTAA